In the Aliarcobacter cryaerophilus genome, one interval contains:
- the ileS gene encoding isoleucine--tRNA ligase, giving the protein MDYKESLLLPKTDFPMRGGLPQNEPIRYKQWDEQAVYEKMKKNRVGCESFTLHDGPPYANGNIHIGHALNKILKDIINKFHYFDGKSIRYTPGWDCHGLPIEQKVEEKIGSEKKKELPKSKLRQLCRDHATKFVEIQKDEFKQLGVIADWENPYLTMDFKFEANIYRELCAIAKQGLLVQRSKPVYWSWAAQTALAEAEVEYEDKTSPSIFVAFKHENIDASIIIWTTTPWTLPANTGISLNGDEEYVKTSDKFIVAKKLYNSLIESAVISGEVVETINPKDLENTFAINPLNGRTSKIVLGDHVMMDSGTGAVHTAPGHGEDDYKVGLRYNLDVIMPVDAYGKYDETIVREKLFKDANKYLGLNVFKANELILEELGSSLLKRVDIRHSYPHCWRTHTPIIFRATKQWFISIDDKYGNKNNTLRENALEVVENLKFYPEWGRNRLKAMLEGRPDWCISRQRDWGVPIAFFRNKKTDEIIFDEKVLNFTAMIFEQQGCDAWYDMEIKDLLYPGSGLNPDDLEKTLDILDVWFDSGSTQNAVLRSGNYDAGTFPADMYLEGSDQHRGWFQSSLLTTLASSEVAPYKSILTHGFTVDEKGEKMSKSKGNVVAPDKVLKEYGSEILRLWVAMSDYQSDLKISDNILKQNGELYRKIRNTARFLLANIDGLKKLVEVEKLGVLDKWILEKAKRVFDEIESSFKIYEFSKGLNKLNNFLVVDLSGIYLDVCKDRLYCDDKNDIHRTASQTAMAMITKKLISTLACILTYTMDELLDYAPKIVKGDAKDIFDFEKYNLPDVKSEIKDELFVEAKEKFSEIKDALSKEKIIKSTLELEIVTDNKEFLALDEVESSDWFLVSKLSKITSSKELLGSFKLEDNEFKVYKASGHKCPRCWKYTSTKEETLCSRCEEVVK; this is encoded by the coding sequence ATGGATTATAAAGAGAGTTTGTTGCTTCCAAAAACTGATTTTCCAATGAGAGGTGGTTTGCCACAAAATGAACCAATAAGATACAAGCAGTGGGATGAACAAGCTGTATATGAAAAAATGAAGAAAAATAGAGTAGGTTGTGAAAGTTTTACTCTTCACGATGGACCTCCTTATGCAAATGGAAATATTCATATAGGTCATGCTTTAAATAAAATTTTAAAAGATATTATAAACAAATTTCACTATTTTGATGGAAAATCTATACGATATACTCCAGGTTGGGATTGTCATGGTTTACCAATTGAACAAAAAGTTGAAGAAAAAATAGGAAGTGAGAAGAAAAAAGAGCTTCCAAAATCAAAATTAAGACAACTTTGTAGAGATCATGCAACAAAATTTGTTGAAATTCAAAAAGATGAATTTAAACAACTTGGAGTTATTGCTGATTGGGAAAATCCATATTTAACAATGGATTTTAAATTTGAAGCAAATATTTATAGAGAGCTTTGTGCAATTGCTAAACAAGGGCTTTTAGTTCAAAGAAGTAAACCTGTTTATTGGTCTTGGGCTGCTCAAACTGCGTTAGCTGAAGCTGAAGTTGAGTATGAAGATAAAACTTCTCCTTCAATATTTGTTGCATTTAAACACGAAAATATCGATGCAAGTATAATCATTTGGACAACAACACCTTGGACACTTCCTGCAAATACAGGAATTTCTTTAAATGGTGATGAAGAATATGTAAAAACTTCTGATAAATTTATAGTTGCTAAAAAATTATATAACTCTTTAATAGAAAGTGCAGTTATAAGTGGCGAAGTAGTTGAAACTATTAATCCAAAAGATTTAGAAAATACATTTGCAATTAATCCATTAAATGGGAGAACTTCTAAAATTGTTTTAGGTGACCATGTTATGATGGATAGTGGAACTGGAGCAGTTCATACTGCACCTGGACATGGAGAAGATGACTATAAAGTTGGATTAAGATATAACTTAGATGTAATTATGCCAGTGGACGCATATGGTAAATATGATGAGACAATAGTAAGAGAAAAACTATTTAAAGATGCAAATAAATATTTAGGATTAAATGTATTTAAAGCAAATGAGTTAATTTTAGAAGAGTTAGGAAGTTCTTTATTAAAAAGAGTAGATATTAGACACTCTTATCCACACTGTTGGAGAACTCATACACCAATTATTTTTAGAGCAACAAAACAGTGGTTTATATCTATTGATGATAAATATGGAAATAAAAATAATACATTAAGAGAAAATGCTCTTGAGGTTGTTGAAAATCTAAAATTCTATCCAGAGTGGGGAAGAAATAGATTAAAAGCGATGCTTGAAGGAAGACCTGATTGGTGTATTAGTAGGCAGCGAGATTGGGGAGTTCCAATTGCATTTTTTAGGAATAAAAAAACTGATGAGATAATTTTTGACGAAAAAGTTTTAAACTTTACAGCAATGATTTTTGAACAACAGGGTTGTGATGCTTGGTATGATATGGAAATTAAAGATTTATTATATCCTGGAAGTGGATTAAATCCTGATGATTTAGAAAAAACTTTAGATATTTTAGATGTATGGTTTGATAGTGGAAGTACACAAAATGCTGTTTTAAGAAGTGGAAATTATGATGCTGGAACATTCCCTGCTGATATGTATCTTGAAGGAAGTGATCAACATAGAGGTTGGTTTCAATCATCACTTCTTACAACACTAGCAAGTAGTGAAGTTGCACCTTATAAATCTATATTAACTCATGGATTCACTGTTGATGAAAAAGGTGAGAAAATGAGTAAATCAAAAGGAAATGTTGTAGCTCCTGATAAGGTTTTAAAAGAGTATGGAAGTGAAATTTTAAGACTTTGGGTTGCTATGAGTGATTATCAAAGTGATTTGAAAATCTCTGATAATATTTTAAAACAAAATGGTGAGCTTTATAGAAAAATAAGAAATACAGCAAGATTTTTACTTGCAAATATTGATGGACTTAAAAAATTAGTTGAAGTTGAAAAATTGGGTGTTTTAGATAAGTGGATTTTAGAAAAAGCAAAAAGAGTTTTTGACGAGATAGAGTCTAGTTTTAAAATCTATGAGTTTTCAAAAGGTTTAAATAAACTGAACAACTTTTTAGTTGTTGATTTATCAGGAATTTATCTTGATGTTTGTAAAGATAGATTATATTGTGATGATAAAAATGATATTCATAGAACTGCATCTCAAACAGCTATGGCTATGATTACAAAAAAACTAATTTCAACATTGGCATGTATTTTAACTTATACTATGGACGAACTTTTAGATTATGCTCCTAAAATAGTAAAAGGTGATGCAAAAGATATTTTTGATTTTGAAAAATATAATCTTCCAGATGTAAAATCTGAAATAAAAGATGAGTTGTTTGTAGAAGCAAAAGAGAAGTTTTCTGAAATAAAAGATGCTTTAAGTAAAGAAAAAATTATAAAATCTACTTTAGAGTTAGAAATAGTTACAGATAATAAAGAGTTTTTAGCCTTAGATGAGGTAGAATCAAGTGATTGGTTTTTAGTTAGTAAATTATCAAAGATAACTTCAAGTAAAGAACTACTAGGAAGTTTCAAACTTGAAGATAACGAGTTTAAAGTTTATAAAGCAAGTGGACATAAATGCCCTAGATGTTGGAAATATACTTCAACAAAAGAAGAAACACTATGTTCTAGATGTGAAGAAGTGGTTAAATAA
- a CDS encoding FAD-dependent oxidoreductase — protein sequence MSVKHYEVIVVGGGISGAALFFELAKYSDINNICLLEKYDDLATLNSKGTSNSQTIHVGDIETNYTFDKAKITKRTAKMIEKFNLMYNLQDKIMFKHQKMALGVGEKEVKFITDRYNQFKEIFPYLELWDKETLREKEPLLVYADKERTKDRPEPIIAMGTNDQYTTVDFGAMTKELVKAAKEADSSKTTDVFFNQEVDEIEKIGDKFKVTTTNGTVYTADFVVVNAGAHSLYLAHKMGHGKHMGSLSMAGSFYITNGTYLNGKVYMVQNDKLPFAALHGDPDILCDGKTRFGPTALALLVLERYKGGKSFFQCLKTLNFDGSIMKIFWDLLKDSDIRNYVFKNFLFEVPGINKKLFVQDAQKIVPSLSVDDIEYAKGFGGVRPQVLNKTEKKLMLGEASITEEKGIIYNMTPSPGATSCLGNAERDIKIVCEYLGKKFNEEQFLADFTDDK from the coding sequence ATGAGCGTAAAACACTATGAAGTAATTGTTGTTGGTGGTGGAATTTCTGGAGCTGCTTTGTTTTTTGAGTTAGCAAAATATTCTGATATAAATAATATTTGTTTACTTGAGAAGTATGATGATCTTGCTACACTTAACTCTAAAGGTACAAGTAACTCTCAAACAATACATGTTGGAGATATTGAAACAAACTATACTTTTGATAAAGCAAAAATTACAAAACGAACAGCAAAGATGATTGAGAAATTTAATCTTATGTATAATTTACAAGATAAAATTATGTTCAAACATCAAAAAATGGCTCTTGGAGTTGGAGAAAAAGAGGTTAAATTTATTACAGATAGATATAATCAATTTAAAGAGATTTTTCCATATTTAGAACTTTGGGACAAAGAAACTTTAAGAGAAAAAGAGCCTTTGTTAGTTTATGCTGATAAAGAGAGAACAAAAGATAGACCAGAACCAATTATAGCTATGGGAACAAATGACCAATATACAACTGTTGATTTTGGAGCTATGACAAAAGAACTTGTAAAAGCTGCAAAAGAGGCAGATAGCTCTAAAACAACTGATGTATTTTTTAATCAAGAAGTAGATGAAATAGAAAAAATTGGTGATAAATTTAAAGTTACAACTACAAATGGAACAGTTTATACAGCTGATTTTGTTGTTGTAAATGCTGGTGCACATTCACTTTATTTAGCTCACAAAATGGGACATGGAAAACATATGGGTTCATTATCAATGGCTGGATCATTCTATATTACAAATGGAACATATTTAAATGGTAAAGTATATATGGTTCAAAATGACAAACTTCCATTTGCAGCACTTCATGGAGATCCAGATATTTTATGTGATGGAAAAACAAGATTTGGACCAACAGCATTAGCCCTTTTAGTTCTTGAAAGATACAAAGGTGGAAAATCTTTCTTCCAATGTTTAAAAACTTTAAACTTCGATGGAAGTATTATGAAAATTTTCTGGGATTTACTAAAAGATAGTGATATTAGAAATTATGTATTTAAAAACTTCTTATTTGAAGTTCCTGGAATTAATAAAAAACTTTTTGTTCAAGACGCACAAAAAATTGTTCCATCTTTAAGTGTAGATGATATCGAATATGCAAAAGGTTTTGGAGGAGTTAGACCTCAAGTTTTAAATAAAACAGAGAAAAAACTAATGCTAGGTGAAGCTTCAATTACTGAAGAAAAAGGGATTATTTATAATATGACTCCATCTCCAGGAGCAACTTCTTGTTTAGGAAATGCTGAAAGAGATATAAAAATAGTTTGTGAATACTTAGGTAAAAAATTTAACGAAGAACAATTCTTAGCTGATTTTACAGATGATAAATAA
- a CDS encoding CinA family protein, which yields MATNFSKKDMIKLQNLLRKSKKTITTAESCTGGLVASLITKISGSSDIFNGSIVTYSNSIKNKELGVLNESLDKFGAVSKQVVSEMLDGVLKKFESDFAIAISGVAGPNGGTKNKPVGTIVIGIASNNNIKKIKTYHLKGSRISIQKQSANIALSKILKFVSKTIDN from the coding sequence ATGGCAACAAACTTCTCAAAAAAAGATATGATTAAACTTCAAAATCTTTTAAGAAAATCAAAAAAAACAATTACAACTGCTGAATCTTGTACAGGTGGACTAGTTGCAAGTCTTATTACTAAAATCTCAGGCTCTAGTGATATATTTAATGGAAGTATTGTTACTTACTCAAATAGTATAAAAAACAAAGAGCTAGGTGTTTTAAATGAAAGCTTAGATAAATTTGGGGCAGTAAGTAAACAAGTTGTATCTGAGATGCTAGATGGTGTATTAAAAAAATTTGAATCAGATTTTGCTATTGCAATTTCAGGGGTTGCTGGTCCAAATGGTGGAACAAAAAATAAGCCTGTTGGAACTATTGTAATAGGTATTGCTTCAAATAATAATATAAAAAAAATAAAAACATATCACCTAAAAGGTAGCAGAATTTCAATTCAAAAACAATCAGCAAATATAGCTCTTTCAAAAATTTTGAAATTTGTATCAAAAACTATTGACAATTAA
- a CDS encoding cache domain-containing protein, which yields MLKAKSLYHLIVYSIFFIIILISFFTFIIINNAHEELQEKITTLKEDYTNNQKALLKNYVNYVVKFIDYYYIENRDKFDEETIQKNLILALDHLNISSNPNEYIFIFDINGNLIDNSNDKQEIGKNFLNYKDSKGKSVVKELIEASKNSDGGFVNYFWSKPSLTKETNKISYVKSYDRWSWTIGKGVYLDEIDRLIKQKEEEYSSKISNYTLQITSLTILLILYSIFIYKNATILIVNDVKEIGKYFKESEERNEPINQNRITLGEFKIIANYANDTMTNIKLKSSMLEELNKNLEIKVNEKTKELSDLVESQKQFLKNSVHEINTPLAIIRTNIDLLKMKIPENKYITNIESGSKTIQYIYDDLSYLIKKDRVLYEKEYLEFSEILKNRLEFFEEIVKSNSLYFIKNIEDDVYLKFNSVELQRIIDNNISNAVKYSFSKSAIHIKLYYINDNEIEFSVTTNSKIIEDTNKIFEDFYRENKARGGFGLGLKIVKEICDKNLVTIEILSDKKETKFSYRFKINEDTTT from the coding sequence TTGCTAAAAGCTAAAAGTCTATATCATTTAATTGTTTACAGTATATTTTTTATTATCATTTTAATATCTTTTTTTACTTTTATTATTATAAACAATGCACATGAAGAACTTCAAGAGAAGATAACTACTTTAAAAGAAGATTATACAAACAATCAAAAAGCTCTACTTAAAAATTATGTAAATTATGTAGTTAAATTTATTGATTACTACTATATTGAAAATAGAGATAAATTTGATGAAGAAACTATTCAAAAAAATCTTATTTTAGCTTTAGATCATCTAAATATTAGCTCAAATCCAAATGAGTATATTTTTATTTTTGATATTAATGGAAATTTAATTGATAATTCTAATGATAAACAAGAAATTGGCAAAAATTTCCTAAATTATAAAGACTCTAAAGGAAAGAGTGTTGTAAAAGAGCTAATAGAAGCTTCAAAAAATAGTGATGGTGGATTTGTAAACTATTTTTGGTCAAAACCTAGCCTAACTAAAGAGACAAACAAAATATCTTATGTTAAATCTTATGATAGATGGAGTTGGACAATAGGAAAAGGTGTATATTTAGATGAAATTGATAGATTAATTAAACAAAAAGAAGAAGAGTATAGCAGTAAAATATCAAACTATACTTTACAAATAACTTCCTTAACTATTTTACTAATTTTGTACTCTATATTTATTTATAAGAATGCTACTATATTAATAGTAAATGATGTAAAAGAGATAGGTAAATATTTTAAAGAATCTGAAGAAAGAAATGAGCCAATCAATCAAAATAGGATTACCTTAGGAGAGTTTAAGATTATTGCAAATTATGCAAATGATACTATGACAAACATAAAATTAAAAAGCTCTATGCTTGAAGAGCTAAATAAAAATTTAGAAATAAAAGTAAATGAAAAAACAAAAGAGCTATCAGACTTAGTAGAATCTCAAAAACAATTTTTAAAAAATTCTGTGCATGAAATTAATACTCCTTTAGCAATTATAAGAACAAATATTGATTTGCTAAAGATGAAAATCCCTGAAAATAAATATATTACAAATATTGAATCTGGTTCAAAAACTATCCAATATATTTATGATGATTTATCGTATCTTATAAAAAAAGATAGAGTTTTATATGAAAAAGAGTATTTAGAGTTTTCAGAAATTCTAAAAAATAGATTAGAATTTTTTGAAGAGATTGTAAAATCAAACTCTTTGTATTTTATAAAAAATATCGAAGATGATGTTTATTTAAAATTTAACTCTGTAGAACTTCAAAGAATTATAGATAATAATATTTCAAATGCTGTAAAATATTCATTTAGTAAATCAGCAATTCATATAAAGTTATATTATATAAATGACAATGAAATAGAGTTTAGTGTAACAACAAACTCAAAAATAATAGAAGATACAAATAAAATCTTTGAAGATTTTTATAGAGAGAACAAAGCTCGTGGTGGATTTGGATTAGGATTAAAAATTGTAAAAGAGATTTGTGATAAAAATTTAGTTACAATTGAAATATTATCAGATAAAAAAGAGACAAAATTTAGTTATAGGTTTAAAATAAATGAAGATACTACTACTTGA
- a CDS encoding response regulator transcription factor has product MKILLLEDELMLNSAISEYLKNIGHMVESFFDGAEVLKSIENGYDLLILDVNVPNVDGFSILNELNNRKIHIPTIFISAQIDIEDITKAYNLGAREYLKKPFHLGELGIKINQILKKEQNNTTHIRFSENYSYSKDKQTLYFNGEPQNLTKKQLEIIHILALNINMIVDFERFRVDVWDAENIDNPTIRAEISRLKKSLKEDFIKNIRGLGYKIDRYYSV; this is encoded by the coding sequence ATGAAGATACTACTACTTGAAGATGAATTGATGTTAAATAGTGCCATTAGCGAATATTTAAAAAATATTGGTCATATGGTTGAAAGTTTTTTTGATGGTGCCGAAGTTTTAAAAAGTATTGAAAATGGTTATGATTTACTAATTCTTGATGTTAATGTACCAAATGTAGATGGTTTTTCTATTTTAAATGAACTAAACAATAGAAAAATTCATATTCCTACAATTTTTATATCAGCACAAATTGATATTGAAGATATTACAAAAGCTTATAATCTTGGTGCTAGAGAATATCTTAAAAAACCATTTCATTTGGGAGAGTTAGGAATAAAAATAAATCAAATTCTAAAAAAAGAGCAAAACAATACTACACATATTAGATTTTCAGAAAATTACTCTTATTCCAAAGATAAACAAACACTTTATTTCAATGGAGAACCTCAAAATCTTACAAAAAAACAGTTAGAAATTATTCATATTTTAGCTTTAAACATAAATATGATTGTAGATTTTGAAAGATTCAGAGTGGATGTTTGGGATGCTGAAAATATTGATAATCCAACAATAAGAGCTGAAATATCAAGATTAAAAAAATCACTAAAAGAAGATTTTATTAAAAATATTCGTGGGCTTGGATATAAAATAGATAGATATTACTCAGTATAA
- a CDS encoding sodium/substrate symporter small subunit: protein MKIEEPNIKFFREKTTIIFTLILLLFIFSFGFGIVLFGFLNSFNIFGAKLSYFISGQFTIYLSILLIFIYQKQVLKLEKKYENTY, encoded by the coding sequence ATGAAAATCGAAGAACCAAATATTAAATTTTTCAGAGAAAAAACAACTATTATTTTTACTCTTATTCTTTTATTGTTTATTTTCTCATTTGGATTTGGAATAGTTCTTTTTGGCTTCTTAAATAGTTTTAATATTTTTGGAGCTAAATTATCATATTTTATATCTGGACAATTTACAATTTACTTATCTATTTTATTAATATTTATATATCAAAAACAGGTTTTAAAATTAGAAAAAAAATATGAGAACACCTATTAA
- a CDS encoding VC_2705 family sodium/solute symporter: MELQSLIYLFVGVSFTIYFGLALWTKASSTKDFYVANKSFNPVFNGASIAVDFISAATFISLCGAFLSFGYDSFAYIIGITSGFVLLTILIVPYLRKMECLSIPLFFEKRFNSKLLKITTIIIVVLVSFIYISAQLKGVGIIFSRIFQLDLSTALLIGMCITLFYAFIGGMKNIAYTQIAQYIIILFSFMTPIFFLTIEFTNSYLPQLAIFSKSEIYEERYLIEVFEQTLNDYGFKSFSEFNVLNSLLIAISLSLGVASLPHILIKFFSTPTVNDARRSSFWALIFISVIYTSISSLFILSTLNLVKKTNSVEYDAFINNEIEGNEGKWLKTWEKTGLVKFEDFNNNNKIDLKYENNISELSINPDALSLLTPEIANLPNWVISLVLAGALAATLSTITGLILIIKTTISYELLKENFSKNNIIARVIFSKLLIVLIIVLATLFYIPNYTILQTVAIAFTICAATLFPTLVLGIFYKKTNTIGAIFGVISSLFFTLSYCIYFLYINSSSNYFFGISSEAIGSIGAILNILITVIVSKLTSKQKNINESIDFTQHKE; the protein is encoded by the coding sequence ATGGAACTTCAATCTTTAATATACCTTTTTGTAGGTGTATCATTTACAATATACTTTGGTTTAGCTCTTTGGACAAAAGCTAGTTCTACAAAAGATTTTTATGTTGCAAACAAATCATTTAATCCAGTGTTTAATGGGGCCTCTATTGCTGTTGATTTTATTAGTGCTGCAACATTTATATCTTTATGTGGAGCTTTTTTAAGTTTTGGATATGATAGTTTTGCTTATATTATTGGAATTACATCTGGTTTTGTTTTGCTTACAATTTTAATAGTACCTTATCTAAGAAAAATGGAGTGTTTATCTATTCCACTTTTTTTTGAAAAAAGATTTAACTCTAAGCTACTCAAGATAACTACAATAATAATTGTTGTTTTGGTCTCATTTATATATATTTCAGCGCAACTAAAAGGTGTAGGAATAATATTTTCAAGAATTTTCCAACTTGATTTATCAACTGCTCTTTTAATAGGAATGTGTATAACTCTATTTTATGCTTTTATTGGTGGTATGAAAAATATTGCTTATACTCAAATTGCTCAATATATTATTATTCTTTTTTCATTTATGACACCTATTTTCTTCTTAACTATTGAGTTTACGAACTCTTATCTTCCTCAATTAGCTATTTTTTCTAAATCAGAAATATATGAAGAGAGATACTTAATTGAAGTTTTTGAACAAACTTTAAATGATTATGGTTTTAAATCTTTTTCTGAATTTAATGTTTTAAATAGTTTATTAATAGCTATATCTTTGAGTTTAGGAGTTGCTTCTTTACCACATATTTTAATCAAATTTTTCTCAACTCCCACAGTAAATGACGCAAGAAGATCATCATTTTGGGCATTAATTTTTATATCTGTTATTTATACTTCTATATCATCTTTATTTATTCTTTCTACATTAAATTTAGTAAAAAAGACAAATAGTGTAGAGTATGATGCTTTTATAAATAATGAAATAGAAGGAAATGAAGGTAAATGGCTAAAAACTTGGGAAAAAACTGGTTTAGTAAAGTTTGAAGATTTTAATAACAATAATAAAATAGATTTAAAATATGAAAATAATATAAGCGAATTATCAATAAATCCAGATGCGCTATCGCTTTTAACTCCAGAAATTGCAAACTTACCAAATTGGGTTATATCTTTAGTTTTAGCAGGCGCATTAGCAGCAACATTATCTACAATAACTGGTTTGATTTTAATCATAAAAACTACAATATCTTATGAATTGCTAAAAGAAAATTTTAGTAAAAATAATATTATTGCTAGAGTTATATTTTCAAAATTATTAATAGTTTTAATTATAGTTCTAGCAACTTTATTTTATATTCCAAACTATACAATTTTGCAAACAGTTGCTATAGCTTTTACAATATGTGCAGCAACACTATTTCCAACTTTGGTTTTAGGAATTTTTTATAAAAAAACAAATACAATTGGGGCAATATTTGGTGTAATATCAAGCCTATTTTTTACACTATCTTATTGTATCTATTTTTTATACATAAATAGTTCAAGCAATTACTTTTTTGGTATTAGTAGTGAAGCAATTGGCTCTATTGGTGCAATTTTAAATATTTTAATTACAGTTATAGTTTCAAAACTAACATCAAAACAAAAAAATATAAATGAATCTATTGATTTTACGCAACACAAGGAGTAA
- a CDS encoding DUF294 nucleotidyltransferase-like domain-containing protein, producing MSIQDQESFLSKTHPFEVLTPSQIATCIEHMDIAYYPKDTVLISPEKIPKYFFIIIKGSVFEYSPENVVVMDYQSEDTFDSNSLIYGKCENSFRVNEELICYEIEKKTFLELIDKNQKFKDFFLKDLVNKIRTLKDKENTSQLSSFMIAKVSDTLIHEACIVKKDTKLIDAIDKSMKYKTSTIIIEGDNKEYGIITDSLLKVKVLLEGRDLSIPVSDIAIFPLLTIKQDDYLFEALTILVKRNIKRVGVVDNNGNMVGILEQIDILSHFANHTYVIESKIKNAKNIEDLKDASKDFIDIITSLQAKGVKLHHISNLIGQLNTKVYQKLFSLILPLELQKDACLFVMGSEGRNEQIIKTDQDNALIVRDGIDVEKYRPYMQKITDALIFLGYPPCEGNIMVSNPAWCKSYLNFKDDISRWVGTQDMKNFLDLAIFADSFAVAGDKQMLIDLKEFLYSKVQNDIFMAYFAKSTTAFETPTTISTFMGKENFINIKKAAIFPIVHGIRSLALKEKIKETTTIKRIQILEQRKILEKDRAAELLEALEIVNTLRLRHQIDLLQQNKPLSNEIDTNSLGKIERDLLKESFKIVNDFKKIVSYIFKLDKIY from the coding sequence ATGAGTATTCAAGATCAAGAGAGTTTTTTATCAAAAACTCACCCATTTGAAGTTTTAACACCAAGCCAAATTGCTACATGTATTGAGCATATGGATATAGCTTACTATCCAAAAGATACAGTTTTAATTAGTCCAGAAAAAATACCTAAATATTTTTTTATTATTATCAAAGGTTCAGTTTTTGAATACTCTCCTGAAAATGTCGTAGTAATGGATTATCAAAGCGAAGATACTTTTGATTCAAATTCTCTAATTTATGGAAAATGTGAAAATAGTTTTAGAGTAAACGAAGAGCTAATATGTTATGAAATAGAGAAAAAAACTTTTTTAGAGTTAATTGATAAAAACCAAAAATTTAAAGATTTTTTCTTAAAAGATTTAGTAAATAAAATCAGAACATTAAAAGACAAAGAGAATACTTCTCAATTATCATCTTTTATGATAGCAAAAGTAAGTGATACTTTAATACATGAAGCTTGTATAGTAAAAAAAGATACAAAATTAATAGATGCAATAGATAAATCAATGAAATACAAAACTTCAACTATTATAATTGAAGGTGATAATAAAGAGTATGGAATTATTACAGATTCTTTGCTAAAAGTAAAAGTTCTTTTAGAAGGAAGAGATTTATCCATTCCTGTTAGTGATATTGCTATTTTTCCACTTTTGACTATTAAACAAGATGATTATCTATTTGAAGCTTTAACAATTTTAGTAAAAAGAAATATTAAAAGAGTTGGAGTAGTTGATAATAATGGAAATATGGTTGGAATTCTAGAACAAATAGATATTTTATCTCATTTTGCAAATCATACATATGTTATTGAATCAAAGATTAAAAATGCAAAAAATATTGAAGATTTAAAAGATGCTAGTAAAGATTTTATAGACATAATTACAAGTCTTCAAGCAAAAGGTGTTAAATTACACCATATTTCAAATCTTATTGGGCAATTAAACACAAAGGTTTATCAAAAATTATTCTCATTAATTCTTCCTTTAGAGTTGCAAAAAGATGCTTGTCTATTTGTAATGGGAAGTGAAGGAAGAAATGAACAAATTATAAAAACAGATCAGGATAATGCTTTGATTGTAAGAGATGGTATCGATGTTGAAAAATACAGACCTTATATGCAAAAAATTACAGATGCTCTTATATTTTTAGGTTATCCTCCTTGTGAAGGAAATATAATGGTTTCTAATCCTGCTTGGTGTAAGTCATATCTCAATTTTAAAGATGATATATCAAGATGGGTAGGTACTCAGGATATGAAAAACTTCTTAGATTTAGCAATATTTGCTGACTCATTTGCAGTTGCAGGTGATAAGCAGATGCTGATTGATTTAAAAGAGTTCTTATACTCAAAAGTACAAAATGATATTTTTATGGCATATTTTGCAAAATCAACAACAGCATTTGAAACTCCAACAACAATATCTACTTTTATGGGTAAAGAAAATTTTATAAATATTAAAAAAGCTGCAATTTTTCCAATAGTTCATGGAATTAGAAGTTTAGCCTTAAAAGAGAAAATAAAAGAGACAACAACTATAAAAAGAATCCAAATTTTAGAGCAAAGAAAAATTTTAGAAAAAGATAGAGCCGCAGAGCTATTAGAAGCACTAGAAATAGTAAATACTTTAAGATTGAGACATCAAATAGATTTATTACAGCAAAATAAACCACTATCAAATGAGATAGATACCAATAGTTTAGGAAAAATAGAGAGAGATTTATTAAAAGAATCATTTAAAATTGTAAATGACTTCAAAAAAATTGTAAGTTATATATTTAAACTAGATAAGATTTATTAA